The following proteins come from a genomic window of Primulina eburnea isolate SZY01 unplaced genomic scaffold, ASM2296580v1 ctg536_ERROPOS2741112+, whole genome shotgun sequence:
- the LOC140821351 gene encoding flavanone 3-dioxygenase 3-like isoform X1: protein MRKSNESVSECSEDHVPLINLDGMCNPMRRPILVEQIANACLRFGFFQVINHGISQQILDGALSVASDFFNLPTREKAKFLSPDIHRPVRYSTSFKDVCAGDQAQSWRAFLKHYAHPLQDWIGLWPQNPPLYREKIGEYVVEIQKLALKIMGVITESLGLGPTYLTPKLDQGMQVMTINCYPPCPQPRLSLGIPQHSDYSCLTILHQDSPGLQILDSVDGSWRAVPVIHTALQVNVGDHLEVLSNGRYKSVVHRVTVRGEGTRISMASLHSLGMDVKMEVARELVNEENQENYRRSSFRDFLNFASKNELGEGTSFLDSLKINP, encoded by the exons aTGAGGAAGAGTAATGAAAGTGTGTCTGAATGCTCTGAAGATCATGTTCCTCTCATAAACTTGGATGGGATGTGCAATCCAATGCGAAGACCCATTCTTGTGGAACAGATTGCAAATGCTTGTCTTCGTTTTGGTTTCTTTCAA GTTATAAATCATGGGATATCCCAACAAATACTTGACGGGGCCTTATCCGTGGCGTCGGATTTCTTTAATTTGCCGACTCGGGAAAAGGCCAAATTCTTGTCCCCTGATATCCACAGGCCGGTAAGATACAGCACAAGTTTTAAGGATGTTTGTGCGGGGGACCAGGCCCAGTCCTGGAGGGCTTTCCTCAAACATTACGCGCATCCTCTTCAagattggattggattgtggCCTCAAAATCCACCTCTCTACAG GGAAAAGATTGGAGAATATGTCGTGGAAATACAAAAGCTAGCCCTGAAAATAATGGGTGTCATCACAGAGAGCCTTGGATTAGGCCCGACATACTTAACCCCGAAACTCGATCAAGGGATGCAAGTGATGACCATAAATTGCTACCCACCTTGCCCACAGCCACGGCTTTCATTAGGCATTCCCCAACACTCAGATTACAGCTGCTTAACAATACTCCACCAGGATTCACCAGGTCTACAAATCCTGGACTCGGTGGACGGGTCGTGGAGGGCGGTACCGGTCATTCACACTGCCCTTCAGGTCAATGTTGGTGACCATCTCGAGGTTTTGAGCAACGGGAGGTACAAGAGCGTGGTGCACAGGGTCACGGTTCGAGGCGAAGGGACGCGGATTTCGATGGCCAGTCTTCATAGTTTGGGGATGGATGTGAAGATGGAGGTTGCTAGAGAGCTTGTGAATGAGGAGAATCAAGAGAATTACAGGAGAAGCAGCTTCAGGGACTTCTTGAATTTTGCTTCCAAGAATGAACTTGGAGAAGGCACCAGTTTCCTGGATTCGCTCAAGATTAATCCATAG
- the LOC140821351 gene encoding flavanone 3-dioxygenase 3-like isoform X2, with protein sequence MGCAIQCEDPFLWNRLQMLVFVLVSFKPVRYSTSFKDVCAGDQAQSWRAFLKHYAHPLQDWIGLWPQNPPLYREKIGEYVVEIQKLALKIMGVITESLGLGPTYLTPKLDQGMQVMTINCYPPCPQPRLSLGIPQHSDYSCLTILHQDSPGLQILDSVDGSWRAVPVIHTALQVNVGDHLEVLSNGRYKSVVHRVTVRGEGTRISMASLHSLGMDVKMEVARELVNEENQENYRRSSFRDFLNFASKNELGEGTSFLDSLKINP encoded by the exons ATGGGATGTGCAATCCAATGCGAAGACCCATTCTTGTGGAACAGATTGCAAATGCTTGTCTTCGTTTTGGTTTCTTTCAA GCCGGTAAGATACAGCACAAGTTTTAAGGATGTTTGTGCGGGGGACCAGGCCCAGTCCTGGAGGGCTTTCCTCAAACATTACGCGCATCCTCTTCAagattggattggattgtggCCTCAAAATCCACCTCTCTACAG GGAAAAGATTGGAGAATATGTCGTGGAAATACAAAAGCTAGCCCTGAAAATAATGGGTGTCATCACAGAGAGCCTTGGATTAGGCCCGACATACTTAACCCCGAAACTCGATCAAGGGATGCAAGTGATGACCATAAATTGCTACCCACCTTGCCCACAGCCACGGCTTTCATTAGGCATTCCCCAACACTCAGATTACAGCTGCTTAACAATACTCCACCAGGATTCACCAGGTCTACAAATCCTGGACTCGGTGGACGGGTCGTGGAGGGCGGTACCGGTCATTCACACTGCCCTTCAGGTCAATGTTGGTGACCATCTCGAGGTTTTGAGCAACGGGAGGTACAAGAGCGTGGTGCACAGGGTCACGGTTCGAGGCGAAGGGACGCGGATTTCGATGGCCAGTCTTCATAGTTTGGGGATGGATGTGAAGATGGAGGTTGCTAGAGAGCTTGTGAATGAGGAGAATCAAGAGAATTACAGGAGAAGCAGCTTCAGGGACTTCTTGAATTTTGCTTCCAAGAATGAACTTGGAGAAGGCACCAGTTTCCTGGATTCGCTCAAGATTAATCCATAG